CTACTCCTGGTCTTGGTCTTACTTCACCGCATGTTTTGGGCCTATCAAAAATACAATTTTCCAACAGCTAATCACTTGTTTAgagaaaaatgattattttacattcttttttatacgaattttttttttaaaattaatagtcTTAGAAAATACTATAACTTCAAAATagtctctaaaaaaaattatttacaaaccTTGGTTTATACGGTAAATGATTTATCGCTTTTTAAATGTgtggtaaatcattcaccgctctCTTCAAGGAATTAAAACTGTTTTTAGCGTTTAGTATTATGCACCGTTTGAAGTTTAGATGTaggaaatatataaattagggTAAATAGAAAGCAGTGAATTATTCCGGCATCCATATAGGGCTTaaaaacatttttaattttttttttcttctctgcTACTACGGAATCTTAGCGGAAACGCACGCCGGAGAAGCACGTTTTTGCTTGTTTTTAGCCACAAAAGCAGATTTTTCTCCAATACTATCAAATTGTTCAGGCCTTCGAAAGCATAAAAGTGGATGCTCTTAGCCATCGCAATAGCAAACAAGCCGGACCTTAGTCAAGTTTAAGTTTGTACTTTGGACTTTCATATTCATCATCTGAGATCTCAAGATGATTTAATTTATCCCGTAATAGGTTATAACTCTTCACCATGAGTAATTCAATAACCTTGCATTCATCTCATAATTTTACAGATTGATATTTAAATGTAAAGAAGGTATGTTGCATAAATGATACTATTGAAACGTGAGATTTGTGAGACCCGTGGTGTCTTAATATAGCTAGCGATGCATCATAGGCAATACTTTTTCTTCAATACAAGTCGGGCACTATAGTGAAATAAATTGCAGAGCTTTCTGGGATTTCAAATGTCGAACTTGAATCTTCTAAGGACCAAAGtaaaactatttgaaaaatcacaaaCTAATAGTGCAATTCAtgcaaatttttagaaaacgTTGCTGTTCCTTTTGCATTGTAGGTAAGATCTCGACAGATCTGATTTGTAATAGGTGCTTCAATTGACACACAATCTGATTTATGTGGCTTTTGCTTATTAGTTCCGTGCCTAAGAAGTTTGGAGGAAAAGAATAGAGAAGGcttttggaataaaaaataataattttctttttatggaTTGACTTGGTGTTTCGATTTTTATGAGTaactttaaaactttattagcctctcttgtgtgtttttttttttactttgccactcagtgatttgaaaattttgactcTTCTACTTTATGATTTTGTTCTTATTTTATTGTATGAGACCACCATCAAGTATGTCAGCAgagctttttattttaaaaactagAACAAGAACTTTTTCCAGAAGTTAAGTTTTGACTGGGTAGTTAATTTCTCACACTTGCAGAAGCCATGCTCAAATTACTGAACTTCACATAGCACAataatactttaagctcttaggagaaagaaaaagagctCAGCATTAAAtgttttttatgataaattttTGATCCACCtaatttgaatttaactgaTTCAATTTACTgcagaaaacaaaataatatctTGTTATTAACTAGATATTGCTTTAGGTATCAAGGTAACATGTCAAGATGTTttgtaattataataattattattttctaccaTTCTTCATCATATgagcttttatttttctcagTTTGAAACTTTTTATCGTATAATTAACAGAGAGAATATCGCACCCTAGTTGGAGTTGATCGTTTACTGATGGATCTACATCAAGTGAGGAAGTTGGAGCCAACTTGTAAACTGGTATCTAAGGTTAAGGAACCTTCACTTGGAATCCTTGAAGAAATACTTTCGAGGCTGCCAACGAAATCTGTGCTTAGGCTTAGCTGCGTATCAAAGTTGTGGCACAGTATTGTAAGTGACCCACACTTTTGCAACCTTCATGCAACGCGAGCGCTCGTTCGTGATAACCACCGCAGCATGTTACTAATCGAGGGTCCAGTAATTGAAAACAATAGTGGAACTCGCATTAAAACTCTGTTTACAGGTAGTGAAGCTAACCTACATGGCAGCGCAATTTGTCATATTGTCAAATGTAATACCTATTTTTACAATGGCACGTGTAATGGCTTGCTTATCTTTAGATGCGACGTCGCTCCGGAGCCCATCATCTTGTGCAATCCGGTAACTCGGGAATATCTATATTTGTCAGCTGGAGCCCCTCCTTTTCATGATCTTGAGAGCTATTTTGGGCTGGGTTTCGACCCTCTAAGAAAGGTGTACAAAGTTTTccgtttttctctttctcgtcATTCCAGGAAAAAAGATATATGCGAAGTGTACACTTTAGGTAGCCATGGATCATGGAGGAGAGTTTGTAGTGATGTTGAGCATTTTATATTTGGCCCTGGACTATATATTGGTGGAAAGATTTTTTGGACAACAATTTCTTATCGCCATCCCTATTATATGAAGATCATGTCAGCCGATGTGGTGAGTGAAGAGATTAGAATTTTAAAGCCTCCAGTCACTGCTTCATTTCTACGCATAGATGCATTGAATCAAATCCGCACCTTCGACTTTGAAGGACAGCTTGCTATGATGGCTGGAAAAATTTCAAACGAGCTGGCAGAACTGTGGGTGCTGAAAGACTACGAGCACAACCAATGGGAGCATCTATACACATACAAACTGCCATTTTCCGCGAACTTTCGCAAAACAAGTGTATGCGTTAACAATAAGTTCTTATTTGTTTTGCAGCCTGGTTATAAATTGGCGATCTATGATACTCGAAAGTCGTCATTCGAAAATAACTCAGCACCACAATCCTGCTATTGTGTACTGCCTGATGTTCCAAAACATTGGCGGATTTATGGAGACTACAAGCCGAGCCTGGTCTCTCTGAAGAGCTTTTGTGGAACCAGGGGCATCTTAGCAGCTACGACGGATCCTATCCTGCAAGGCGACCATGGCGAAGAGGAGAAATCAAAAACAGCTTTCCTGAGGGAGCTTCACTATATCCTTCGAGAAACCATGTCCCAAGATGATTAGAGGCTTGCGAAGAAGCTGCTTGTGAAGAAACACTCTCTAACTTATTAATTAGACTTATGACTCAGTTTTGGTTCTCATGATGCATCTGCGATGCATTGATCAATCCTGGCAGAAAACTAACTATAAGACTAAACTAGTTTAAATTTGGTTCATGATAGTGTTCTGTTTTTTTTACTCCTTGGAATGCTTTGATTctactttatttttgttttactgTTTATTTGAGTCTGCGACATTTACCATAACAAATTGAGCCttcgatatttattttgttttctcgGCATTAATCTCAGCGGAAATATCGTTTATTTTTCTTGGATTGCTTTAACTATAATatgtttattctttttatgaTATACTGCATCTCAATTCAGCTTTGTGTTGGTCTTCAATCATTTTTTTGTGGATGTATTATTTTGTAGAATAGTACTATGTAACGgtgttttccttttttatccCGTTGTTCATGCTTTCCTCTTTACATTGTCATTTCCTTGACAATTAACTATGTCACCTATGTAAGTTCGTGAAATGCGGCAGAATTTTGCAAGTAGAATACTTCTCTCCGCGTAAGTTTGTGAAATACCATATAATTTGTTTATAAGTAATGACTGTGCAAGAGCAAAAGACGCTATCAAGAAAATTgcatgaataattttttttcctcctttctcAAGCAGTCATGAATACTTGTGATAATTGGTGTTTTCCTATTAGTTCATGTCACAAGATATACATCACATTTTCATTGTTGTCTTTGAGTTAAAAGAAAATAGTTAGTCCCAGTAGATTCATAACACGTCGTATAATATTCTGGATATGCTTGGTCATTGGATGCCGCATCACATGTCAAAGTAATAGAACAGTAGATTACTGGAAGATTAATTGGCTACAGTGCAGCAAGGACATTCTCATTTGATTTATATAtcataatacatacatataagaAAGCTTAACAAAAtgatagggtccggctactatatatacagggtccgtgcttccataagcatcgaaaacaaagtggaagcacggagggctccgtgcttccataagcataccagcccactcttatatatatagggtccggctactatactattatgagtacgatcgtcctcgtactcataagttgttttcgatgatagagcttccgaatcgacgatccacaccgttaaacgttatttacaacattttaaacttctagaaatcaaattttataatttttcgacatcatttaccttacaatcaagagctcacaaatttgacaatttttaacggccggtatagaatatttgctagtttaaccgTGTAAacgaatcgaaatttgttgaatttttgatagaaaattctattcactacatagataaagatcaataactccgatcttgaattgaaggatccgatcatccttttttaggacatcgttcgattttgaccgttcattttatgctcacttgatggactttattatgatttcgaaaatttacaaaatttattttctaaaagtttcaaatattctaaatcatatttaacggagtggatcgtcgattcggaagctccgttattgaaaacaacttatgagtacgagggctccaatactcataatagtatagtagtcacagcttttatatatatatattataataataataataataatatactataatAATACCTTCCTGCCGTATCGTGCGGGCCCTTAACTAGTTTATTCTTTAATTGGCAAAGATCATGctcaccaactttttttttttttcccaaccaAGTATTCTCACCCAATTAGttttcattaaattttaggGGTACTCAAACTAGTttgctatttaatatatttggcAAATATCATGCTCACCTGATTTTTCCAACTATGTGCATCTCATCTAATTGGttggattaaaaattaatgGTACTTAATTACGCAAGTGTATCTAAGTGTTTGGCTAAGAACTTGATGGTCTGtatctgaggtcccaagttcaaaGCATAATTACTTCACGTTTCTAGTGAGTTTATTTGCGGGTGACAATCTAGctagtcctcaaattttaatttgttgtaatttctaattcaaactttttaaaatattacaatcaGGTCTCACAGTTTAACTAGTTAAACTAAATATTGAAGCATCGCCAATGTAAAAATGATATAGCATTTTATTATTGATGAATTGCTAATAACAATACTATTATATCGCTTCAACATTAGCGATATATCAATacttaatcaactaaattagttatagaacttgattataataattctaaaagttcgagccaaaaattacaataaattaaatttttagaaccAAAGCGACAACCAAATAtgtaatgaatgaagcggatagtaATGCCTCACCTCCCCCTCTACAAGGCCTGTGATGCCGCACCCCTGTACTTTAGTTCATTTTTTCCATTAATGAAACTAATAGTGTGTGATTTTGttcttacaaaaattttaaaagagaaTCGAATATGCAATTTATCCAGCAACTTACACTGCGCGCCAACTAAAGCTGACTAAATGCAGATACGAAAATGACAAAACATCTTAGTCAATGTAAGAATTAATGTTGAATCGATGAAAGCCTTTTTGACTTGCAATGGTTTTTTCCATTTTGACCCTTATCTTAAGAATATCTTGTATCATAAATGACCACACACTCTTATGCACTCATTACTCACATCTTAGCTATGTGCTTTTTATATCTCTTCTCTGACTTTTGACATGTCTATACCATCAAAATCTCTTATCATTGCCAAAGAATGTTTTGCAAACGACTTTCACATTGTGTTGCACTCACACTTTTGGTAGCAAGTTGTGTTCGCATTTGGTTAGATTGGTAGTCAAAGATTTAATAGAGATTTAAATCCAACTTTACCAAGTTGTTAACAAACATGCTATATCTAAAATAGTGACTGTATACATTTCATATGCAGAATGTGACGAGTCTACATGAACATCCAAAAGAGTTACCGactgcaagtggcaaagagtttggtagTTAGTATCCGTAAGTCCCAAGTtagaatcttagttgattcacattttcaactaagtttatgtttaattgaaataaacaaaactgatagcatgctatccatatcttccccccaaaaaaaaacatccGAATGAGTTCAACAAGTTGGTGACCCAGGTGACTAGTATCGGAGAGTGAATATGAATAATGCGAACAAGGcgctaattttattattttttctattagtATCATACAATCATCTCATAATCAAGCTATTTTCTGGCCAAGAGACGGTAGACGGCGGGGAGATTGTCACATTAGTGCTTCTCTTGAATAAGATGTGCAAGATAGGTTAAAATTTTGACGTGCAAAGCTAGAATGCAGCTCTGGTTGTAAGAGTGAAGGCAAAGGTGGAAGCTTTAGTGACCcaacataaacaaaaaaaactgtTCCAAGATGGAGTGCTTTTGTTATCATAGTAAGGATACATAAAGCACAATTTCAAAATCTTCGAAATGATTTGAAGTAATCAAAACGATAACTAGAAAAATGATGCATCAACAACGACGTAAGCGAAAGATTTAGAAAAATGGATTCTGATATACTGCATGTTGCGACCAATAAggcaaaaatttcaaatgatgtATGGGTGCTCGATTCAACATGTTTCTCTCACATCTGCATGGATAAAGAGTGATTTGCCACCTATAACAAGAGCAGCTATTTAGCTACTAAACTATTAAGCTATGAAATCTTGTGGTGCGGTTGAGTGTGGTTATGGAGATCCACATGGTCAGAGATAGAGATGGATAAGAGAGATCCAGAAGTAGGATTCGCGTTGAATTTATTCTGTATGGAAGAGGAGTCGAAtgcaatttttttcttcattagtGATACTAGTTTCAATTATATGTtactatttagttttttttttttttttattgtatcaGCTTTTAGCCTGGAAGATaggtttatagtaaaaattcaaTAGNAGTAGGATTCGCGTTGAATTTATTCTGTATGGAAGAGGAGTCGAAtgcaatttttttcttcattagtGATACTAGTTTCAATTATAtgttactatttattttttttttttttgtgattctATCAGCTTTTAGCCTAGAAGATAggtttaaagtaaaaattcaaTAGTACATTTCTATTACAAAATCCCAACAATTAATATCAAAACGGATATCAAATTTACAGCTTCTCAATAAATTGCACATTTGACACCAAAACAACGGAAACCCAGgtagaaaaggaagaggaagaagaagaagacaattaTCCTCCCTAACATCTACTTTTAGGATCAAAACCattcaaaagaacaaaaattatgTAAATGACACAAATTTGAAACCAAAATGACCAAACAATGAATGCTACTGATATCAACCCTTTCTCTTTCAAAGTTATTGGTGCATTTATATACAAGAATACAATTTTGTAGTTGAAACATAccaaattaataataagaaaCTATTGAAGAAGCAGTGTTACATATTAAAAGATCAACACGAATTTTTAACTAAATGTACGTAATATTTATACTAACTAAACTCAATGCATGTAT
The nucleotide sequence above comes from Ananas comosus cultivar F153 linkage group 17, ASM154086v1, whole genome shotgun sequence. Encoded proteins:
- the LOC109723126 gene encoding F-box protein At2g23160-like isoform X3, translating into MDLHQVRKLEPTCKLVSKVKEPSLGILEEILSRLPTKSVLRLSCVSKLWHSIVSDPHFCNLHATRALVRDNHRSMLLIEGPVIENNSGTRIKTLFTGSEANLHGSAICHIVKCNTYFYNGTCNGLLIFRCDVAPEPIILCNPVTREYLYLSAGAPPFHDLESYFGLGFDPLRKVYKVFRFSLSRHSRKKDICEVYTLGSHGSWRRVCSDVEHFIFGPGLYIGGKIFWTTISYRHPYYMKIMSADVPGYKLAIYDTRKSSFENNSAPQSCYCVLPDVPKHWRIYGDYKPSLVSLKSFCGTRGILAATTDPILQGDHGEEEKSKTAFLRELHYILRETMSQDD
- the LOC109723126 gene encoding putative F-box protein At1g19160 isoform X1, which translates into the protein MDLHQVRKLEPTCKLVSKVKEPSLGILEEILSRLPTKSVLRLSCVSKLWHSIVSDPHFCNLHATRALVRDNHRSMLLIEGPVIENNSGTRIKTLFTGSEANLHGSAICHIVKCNTYFYNGTCNGLLIFRCDVAPEPIILCNPVTREYLYLSAGAPPFHDLESYFGLGFDPLRKVYKVFRFSLSRHSRKKDICEVYTLGSHGSWRRVCSDVEHFIFGPGLYIGGKIFWTTISYRHPYYMKIMSADVVSEEIRILKPPVTASFLRIDALNQIRTFDFEGQLAMMAGKISNELAELWVLKDYEHNQWEHLYTYKLPFSANFRKTSVCVNNKFLFVLQPGYKLAIYDTRKSSFENNSAPQSCYCVLPDVPKHWRIYGDYKPSLVSLKSFCGTRGILAATTDPILQGDHGEEEKSKTAFLRELHYILRETMSQDD
- the LOC109723126 gene encoding F-box protein At2g15640-like isoform X4, which encodes MDLHQVRKLEPTCKLVSKVKEPSLGILEEILSRLPTKSVLRLSCVSKLWHSIVSDPHFCNLHATRALVRDNHRSMLLIEGPVIENNSGTRIKTLFTGSEANLHGSAICHIVKCNTYFYNGTCNGLLIFRCDVAPEPIILCNPVTREYLYLSAGAPPFHDLESYFGLGFDPLRKPGYKLAIYDTRKSSFENNSAPQSCYCVLPDVPKHWRIYGDYKPSLVSLKSFCGTRGILAATTDPILQGDHGEEEKSKTAFLRELHYILRETMSQDD
- the LOC109723126 gene encoding putative F-box protein At1g50870 isoform X2 is translated as MDLHQVRKLEPTCKLVSKVKEPSLGILEEILSRLPTKSVLRLSCVSKLWHSIVSDPHFCNLHATRALVRDNHRSMLLIEGPVIENNSGTRIKTLFTGSEANLHGSAICHIVKCNTYFYNGTCNGLLIFRCDVAPEPIILCNPVTREYLYLSAGAPPFHDLESYFGLGFDPLRKVYKVFRFSLSRHSRKKDICEVYTLGSHGSWRRVCSDVEHFIFGPGLYIGGKIFWTTISYRHPYYMKIMSADVLAMMAGKISNELAELWVLKDYEHNQWEHLYTYKLPFSANFRKTSVCVNNKFLFVLQPGYKLAIYDTRKSSFENNSAPQSCYCVLPDVPKHWRIYGDYKPSLVSLKSFCGTRGILAATTDPILQGDHGEEEKSKTAFLRELHYILRETMSQDD